One genomic window of Numida meleagris isolate 19003 breed g44 Domestic line chromosome 1, NumMel1.0, whole genome shotgun sequence includes the following:
- the LOC110403267 gene encoding mucin-19-like, protein MEIWNYLWHFIFCLFLWHAGCENQTRANNGSYTSMSTSRSSPAASDSPSPGGSSPVPSSSTPSNSQGSTEAELTMTSQPSMALTSSGPASSAGLQGSVTVLTTTALTQGQTTVQMASTSASTDRPLSSTAPASPASQDTTRHSTGGSPTTTHLSGTTDETNVLTSSVSPATSLAAASMTTSDSREASTENEPMRPSGTASTTGVSGSSQATSVAAATVRPDTSSTAVATASGSAGSVSPVPSLLSSFFTTSLGPVSLSNFNPSSSYIPPSPALCSPVTLSIQLENVTSKTIQFSWKPQGGTRDSPYHVRLWEGPREMENRSLNETSTAFGSLLSDHEYQVSVDVLTCSKNVSTSMTVRTVAKVFNGTTRITNKDFIPEYLNKSSTEFKKFEAKFIEEIKKHLPAVILKLIEEGKMRIVINSLTNGSVIASFSIVLDGGENVTKTEISDAFTEALNMSTVLKADLKKTIIEARNSCQPGLNDCSQNATCSAEGATYSCQCNERFTDNSPRVPGRVCQLKQNPPSQQITTVPPESAMGRSTGTTTSSPFATTFTSGACMPVFIKVENVSAEAIRLSWTSEDGKRGSLYTVFLMDGIQEINKTTTNETTITFKDLLPGHVYTISVEVLSCTENSRSSVRVRTDPVSCFNRTDFCLSQNRGCPDLKYIICSNYQSFACRALLKKQIFNDSLYDTDSGGYKAISESIKTEIVTEMRIKLKDDHFDIMVLGFRPGSVIVYFISVLQKQEPVDVKVVQEYLSQILKSKFGDQTEVQVQSLSTQSSTGKSSSWKVAVIVLGVLLGVALVLIFLLILVYIWRKKSSGKYLVEPTGLLGNFVYKHL, encoded by the exons ATGGAGATTTGGAATTACCTctggcatttcattttctgtctttttctgt GGCATGCGGGCTGCGAAAATCAGACAAGAGCAAACAATGGCAGTTATACATCCATGTCCACATCGCGCAGCTCGCCAGCAGCCAGTGACTCTCCTTCGCCTGGGGGCTCCTCACCTGTGCCATCCAGCAGCACGCCAAGCAACAGCCAAGGCAGCACTGAAGCTGAGTTGACCATGACATCCCAGCCATCGATGGCACTCACGTCGTCTGGTCCAGCATCCTCTGCTGGTCTTCAGGGCTCTGTGACGGTGCTGACAACAACAGCCCTCACGCAGGGGCAGACCACGGTTCAGATGGCGTCCACCTCAGCGTCCACAGACAGACCCCTGTCTTCCACGGCTCCGGCCTCTCCTGCTAGCCAGGACACCACTCGCCATAGCACCGGTGGAAGTCCCACCACGACCCACCTGAGCGGCACAACGGATGAAACGAACGTCCTGACATCCAGTGTTTCCCCTGCAACATCTTTGGCAGCTGCGTCCATGACTACGTCAGACAGCAGAGAAGCGTCGACAGAGAATGAACCCATGAGACCATCTGGTACTGCCAGCACGACTGGAGTTTCTGGCAGTAGCCAG GCCACCAGCGTCGCTGCCGCAACAGTGAGGCCTGACACCAGTTCCACAGCAGTGGCCACGGCGAGTGGCAGTGCGGGCTCTGTTTCTCCAGTGCCTAGCTTGTTGTCATCTTTCTTTACCACATCTTTGGGACCTGTATCTCTGTCAAATTTTAATCCATCCAGCTCGTACATTCCACCTTCACCTGCATTGTGCt ctcCTGTTACTCTCTCCATACAGCTGGAGAATGTGACCAGTAAAACCATACAATTCAGCTGGAAACCTCAAGGTGGCACAAGAGACAGTCCTTACCATGTGCGTCTCTGGGAGGGACCTAGAGAAATGGAGAATAGAAGCTTAAATGAAACTAGTACTGCTTTTGGAAGTCTGCTCTCTGATCATGAATACCAAGTATCTGTGGATGTTTTAACTTGCTCTAAGAATGTCAGTACATCGATGACCGTTCGGACAg TTGCTAAAGTCTTCAATGGAACAACTAGGATTACCAATAAAGACTTCATACCTGAATATCTGAACAAATCAAGTACAGAATTTAAGAAATTTGAAGCCAAGTTCATTGAGGAG ATAAAAAAACATCTGCCAGCAGTGATCCTGAAATTAatagaggaagggaaaatgcGTATTGTAATTAATAGCCTCACGAATGGCAGTGTGATTGCATCCTTCAGCATTGTGTtggatggaggagaaaatgtaACAAAGACAGAGATTTCAGATGCTTTTACGGAGGCCCTTAACATGAGTACAGTATTGAAAGCTGACCTTAAAAAGACTATTATAGAAG CAAGGAATAGTTGTCAGCCGGGATTAAATGACTGCTCACAAAATGCTACCTGCAGTGCTGAAGGAGCAACTTATTCCTGTCAATGCAACGAAAGATTCACAGATAACAGTCCCCGAGTTCCAGGGAGAGTTTGCCAACTAAAGCAGAATCCACCTTCAC AACAGATAACTACAGTCCCTCCAGAAAGTGCTATGGGTAGATCTACAGGAACCACAACTAGTTCTCCTTTTGCTACCACATTTACATCAGGAGCTTGCA TGCCAGTGTTCATTAAAGTTGAGAATGTATCTGCGGAGGCAATACGACTCAGCTGGACTTCAGAGGATGGCAAGAGAGGCAGTCTCTACACCGTCTTCCTCATGGATGGAATCCAAGAGATAAATAAAACCACTACAAATGAGACAACAATTACGTTTAAAGATCTGCTTCCTGGTCACGTATACACAATATCTGTAGAAGTATTATCTTGTACTGAGAATAGCAGGAGTTCAGTGAGGGTCCGAACAG atcCTGTTTCCTGTTTCAACAGAACTGATTTTTGCCTATCACAGAATCGTGGTTGTCCAgacttaaaatatattatatgcTCAA attaccAATCCTTTGCCTGCAGagctttgttaaaaaaacagatatttaaCGATTCCCTTTATGACACTGATAGTGGAGGCTACAAAGCAATATCTGAAAGTATCAAAACAGAA aTTGTTACAGAAATGCGCATCAAATTGAAAGATGATCATTTTGATATTATGGTGCTTGGATTCAGACCTGGGAGTGtgattgtttattttatttctgtactgcaAAAACAAGAGCCTGTTGATGTGAAAGTTGTGCAGGAATACCTAAGCCAAATATTAAAGAGCAAGTTTGGTGATCAAACTGAAGTACAAGTACAAT CTCTGTCTACTCAGTCATCAACTGGAAAAAGTTCTTCCTGGAAAGTGGCAGTGATTGTCCTTGGAGTTTTACTTGGAGTTGCATTAGTGCTAATTTTTCTGCTAATATTGGTTTatatttggaggaagaaaagttcAGGTAAATACCTCGTTGAACCTACAGGACTCCTGGGAAATTTTGTCTACAAGCACTTGTAA